The nucleotide window GCGCTGCGAGGTCGACGACTGCTGGCACACCCGTCAGGTCCTGCAGAACGACACGGGAGACCGTAAACGGCACTTCGGCGTCCGGCACGTCGGGTTCCCACGAGGCCGCCGCGCGGACAGCGTCGGCGTCGATCGTCTCGCCGTCGGCGTTTCGCAGCACCGACTCGAGCAGAATACGGATGCTCACGGGCAGTTTCTCTAGGTCACAGAGGCCCTGCTCCTCGAGAACGGTAAGATCCGCCATCTTATACGTCTCGCCATCGTGTTCGAATTCCCGGATCGCCTCCGAGAACGAATCCATTGCCATACGTAGCTTTCGAACGGGGGGGTTTTCAATCTCCCGAGACTCGTCTGTAAAACCATTATATACTCACTATGTGTTACAGTGCCACGATCGTAGGACGGAACGGTTACGAAAGCGACGGTGCGGCATCCCTGCACGACCCTATACAGCCGATGATTGCGGCAACTATACTGCCGGACAAAACGGTTCACGCACCGATCGCACGCGAACGCTCGTCGCCTTCGACGACGAGCCGTGAGACGTGATCGAGCGTTTACCGACTGTTGTCCGACAGTATATCTGACTGGGTAGTGGATCGATCGTCGACTACCGACCTGTCCGGCTACGTCATAAAAAACAGTTCGTTGTGTCGCGATTGTAGTGGCGTGTTAGTTGCCGCCGGCATCGGCGCCACCGTTACCGCCGTCAGCGCCACCGTTACCGCCGTCAGCGCCACCGTTACCGCCGGCATCTGCACCGCCGTTACCGCCGTTAGCGCCACCGTTACCGTCGTCTTCTTCGTCGTCCATCTCTTCTTCGTCACCGTTACCGTTGGTGTCGCCGCCGTTGCCGGACGCGCCGGGCGTGGCCTCGATCAGATCGAGCTGGGAGTCGCGGAATTGGCCGTCGTCACCCATCGTGTCACTGTCGCCAGCGCTGAGGCTGACGTCTTCCGTGAACAGGAAGCCCCACGTCGGGGCGTCCGTGCCGAGGTCGTAACTGATGATGTAGGCGTCCCAGTCGTCCGGATCGTCGAACACGTCGTCTTCCGACCCGGAATCTTCGAGCAGATCCTCTTTCGTCGAGGTGTTCAGCGCCGAAATAACCTCGAAGTCGATGCCAGGTTGGTAGTCGTCTCCGTACACGAGCACTGTCCCGTCACTGTCCTCCTGAGCGGTGACGGAGCCCGACGTCGCACTCGCGCCGAGGGCAACCGCCGTCGTGGCGAGCGCCCCTTTCTTCATGAACGATCGCCTCGAGTCGTCGAATAGTCCGTTATCGTTGTCTGTCATGTCTCTCACCTGAGTCCCCCTGTTTGGGGTAGACGGTTCTTGACCCAATTTTCGCATAAGTGACTGCCATTGTTTCACCGTCTAAGACGGGCTGAAATCACTCGAGAAGTGTATTGTGCGTCTATACCACCGTATTTCGACACTTTGCGAGATCACGGCGAAGAGCTGTCAGCAATGATTGTTTATCGATCGAAGCGGGGCCAGAGCGGACGTGTTGGCCGCCGTTAAAACATGTCGTCACTCGAGAATCCGACCGAACCCGATTGTCACACCGAGATTCCCGCCGGAGCCTGCGATTCCGGGGCTTCAGCCGTTCGTTCGTACCAAGAGAGGGTCAGAGCTGTCCAGATCGGGACCCGTCATACAGCAAAACAAACGATTTCCTCGGACTTTCAGCCGGAAAATCAGCACGCGGAACCGGTCACAATCCGCGACTCTCTACGGTGGTGGCCAGTCTCGTGACGCGTTGGCGCCGGGCCGTTCGACGGCGGTCGACTATCGAGTGCCGTGTGAACTGCGCGATACGATCGAACGGATCGGCGAGAAAGAAGGTCCTCGAGTGAGTTCGTGTGAACTACAAACTGGCTTCGACGAGATCCAGCTGCGTATCGCGGAACTCACCGTCGTCACCCATCGTCTCGCTATCGCCAGCGCTGAGGTCGGCGTCCTCGGTAAACAGAACGCCCCACGTCGGGGCGTCCGAGCCGAGATCGTAGCTGATGATGTAGGCGTCCCAGTCGTCCGGGTCGTCGAACACGTCGTCCGCCGAGCCGGAATCGTCGATCAGATCCTCTTTTGTCGCCGTTTCGAGTGCCGAAATCACCTCGAAATCGACGCCGGGGTAATAATCGTCACCGTACACGAGCACGGTGTCGTCGTCCTCCTGTGCGGTGGCCGCGCTTGCGCCGAGGGCGACCGCCGTCGTGGCGAGTGCGCCCTTCTTCAAGGAGGACCGTCTCGAGTCGTCGAACAGTCCGCTATTGGTATCTGTCATGTCTCTCACCTGCCCCCGCAACTCGGGGTAGGCGCCTCTTGACCCGATTTTCGCATAAGTGAGCCCCATTGTTTCATCGTCTAAGACGAACTGTACTCGACGACCGGGGGGCTAAGCGACCAGTTCGCAAGGGATCGACACTCGACCCGCTGACAAACGAGAACACCCGCTTGACGGTTCGGTTCGCCGATGAAGCGGTAGCCACCGTGTCTGGGGTAATTCTCACGGTGAGGCACAAAACGACCCATTGTGTCGTCGTGAACAGGACAGAACGGAACGACGAGCGGAGAGTAGAAGCAGATCCCACAGCCTCGAGACGGCCGTCAGCCGGCCGAAGAACGCGCCGCCCGTGGTCTCAGTCCGTGCGCTCTCGTCGTGCGTACTCTACGAACGCGAATCCGTCGTGTTCGGCCCGCGAAACCTCGCGAAACGACTCGCGGTCCCACGTCGGGAATCGCGTGTCGCCGTCGGGATCGTCGTGTACCTCGGTGACGATCAGTCGATCGAGCGCGGGCAGCAACTGCTCGTACACTGTCGCGCCGCCAGCGACGAACACGCGATCGGTGTTGTGGCGCTTGCGAGCCGCACGCTCGGCTGCCTCGAGCGCACCCTCGAGGTCGTTCGCGACGACGGCGTTCTCGGGTGTCTCGAGGGGGCGACTCGTCAGGACGATCGTCGTCCGGCCCGGCAGCGGTTCGCCGAGGGCCTCGAGGATCCCCTCGTAGGTGACCCGGCCCATGATGACCGGGTGATCCATCGTCGTCTCCTTGAAATGCGTCAGATCCGCAGGAATGTGCCAGGGCATGTCACCGTCCTTGCCGATGACGTCGTTGTCCGCGACGGCGACGATGCCGACGAGTTCGCAGTCGGTCTCGAGTTCGTGCTCGTCGCTCATTCAGCCACCGAAAACATGAGCCCGTCGTGGGAGTCGTAGTCCTGCAACTCGACGTCCTCGTAGGCCAGTTCGTCGACCGTCGCGTCACCGATCTCGAGCGTCGGGCGCTCGAGTGGCTCTCGGGACAGTTGCTCGAGCAGGCCGGGGACATGGTCGAGTCGCTCGTCGCCCTCGGCTTCGGCGGGCGCTTCGGTCTCGAGCCACTCGCGAATCGAGAGATAATCCTCGCGCTCGTCGGCGTCGGCCAGACGAGACTGCAGCGCCTCGAGGTTGTCGGCGTACCACTCCCCGCGCGCGCCGCGCCCGCAGTAGACGTGGGCGTCGACGACCGTGTGGGCGAAGATTCCGGGTTCGAAGCCCGTCTGCTGGGCGACGACCTTCGTCAGGAGCGCGTAGGCCGCGATGTTGAACGGAATTCCCAGTGCGGTGTCGCCGGAGCGCTGGGTGAGATGGCAGTTCAGTCGGTCGCCCTGAACGTTGAAGACGAACGAGTAGTGACACGGCGGCAGCGTCGAGACGGCCGCGTTGGCAGGGTGCCAGGCGTTGACGACGAGTCGACGCGAGTTCGGGCTGTCCGAGAGGGTGTCGACGACGTACTGGAGCTGGTCAAAGGTCTTTCTGCCGTCTGACTCCTCGGTCACCCACCGGTGGGCCTCGTCAGGCCACGTTTCGCCCTCGAGTTGGGCGTCGTCCTCAGGAATCGGATACCGTCGCCAGAAGCGGCCGTAGGCGGTGTCGAGTCGCCCCTCCTCGTCGGCCCACGCGTCCCAGATCTTGGTCTCTTCGCGGAGGTTCTTGACGTGTTCCTCGCCGGAGAGATACCAGCACACCTCGTGTAGCATCGAGTTCCAGCGGTAGCCGTCCATCTGCTTGGTCGTCAGCAGGGGGTACCCCTCCTGGAGGTCGACCTCGTAGTGCTCGCTGAACGACGAGATCGTGTCGACGCCGGTCCGATTCGGCTTGTACGTGCCCTCCGAAAGGACCGTGTCGACGAGCTCGAGGTACTGTTGCATTAGCCCCTCATTTGGAACGGGCATACATATGCGTTCAAGTTCTGGATTGCTCGAGCCGCTTCACTTTCACTCCGCTGTCCAAACTCTCTTTGGTCCTGCCCTCCTCCCGACGACCGATGACCGCTCGAGCCGACGTGTCGCTGCTCGCCCTCCCACCGTCGGCGCTCGTCGACCGCCCAGTCGAGACGCTCGCAGACGTCGACGTGACCCTCGAGCCGGACGCCGTCTGGGTGCTCGGCCCCGACCAGGAGCCACAGGCGTTCGCCCGCGCGCGGCAGGTGTTCGACGCGCCGACGTTTCATCCGCCGCTCGAGACCGGCGACGGGCCACTTTCCAGCTACCAGTTCGAGAGCGACGACCTCGAGCTCGCGGTCTGCAACGGAGTCAGATCGCTGCAGGCCGATCAATCGGCCGGCTCGAGTGCGTTCACGGGATCGAGCGACGTCGTCGCGCTCGTCTGTGACGACGTCGCTACGAACGTCCGACCAACGACGCTCGAGACGAGCCTCGAGGGGGCGGCCACTCTCGCCGCGGCGTTGCCGACCGGACGCGTGACGACCGTTCTGACGGGCAGCGAACCGGCCGGCTACGACGAACTGTGGCACCTCGAGGCCGACACCGGGGCGGTCTGCACCGTCGATCACGAGCCCGCGGTGGTCTGTTCCCCGGCCGGCGACGACTGTGTCTCCGTCCGTGTTCGAGGTGGCGGCCCCGTCGAGGGCTACGGCAGCGACCGCTCGATCGCGAAACTGTCGTTGTCCGACGACGGCATCGAGCGCGTGGAGACGTACTCGGTAACGACGTTCGGGCTCGAGGCCGTCTCCGGGATCGGCCCGAAGACCGCGACTCGCCTCACCGAGCGCGGCGTGAGGACGCGAACCGAACTGCTCGAGGTGCCCCTCGAAACGCTGGCCGAGCTTCCCGGCGTGGGCTGCGACCGCGCGCGGACGATCCACCAGCACGCGACGGTTCTCGAGACGGGCGAGCCGCGGCGACGCACCGACGAGCCGCTCCCGGGCGAGCGCTGGTCGACGCCGCCGCTGTGTCTCGACATCGAAACCGACGGGCTCTCGCCGACGATCATCTGGCAGATCGGCGTCTACGACCCCGTGACCGACACCTATCGCGCGTTCGTCGAACGCGACGAGCCGACCGATCCGGGGCCGGTGCTCGAGGCGTTCTGTGACTGGCTGCTCGGGATCCACCCCGACAGGGCGCTGCTCACCTGGAACGGCTGGCGGTTCGACTACCGCCACCTCGGCTCGTTTATCGCCAGATACGTCCCCTACTACGCCGACGACTGGGAGTCGATCCCGACGTTCGACCTCTATGCTTGGGCCGTCCGCAACGAGCACGCGATTCTCCCCGGGCGGACGAACGAACTCGCCGTCGTCGCCGACGCGCTCGGCTACGAGGGGGCGGCGACCGGCCTCGACGGTGCCCGGACGGCCGCGGCGTATCAGCGATTCATGCGAACCGGAGAACCCCTCGAGTGGGGCCGCCACGAAGCCTACTGCGAGGACGACTGCCGGGCGCTGTGGCACGTCTACGAGCGACTTCGAGACGCGTCGGCGGCCTCGAGCGCCGGCGCGACGGAGTCCGGTACGACGGCGCAAACGACAGGAGACGACGCGAACGAGACGATCGACAGCGAGCAAACCGGACTGGGTGACTTTTGATGCACGAGACCGACGACACGCGAGGCGACGAACGGGCAGCGATCCCGATCACCGGCGACGAGTTGCTCGAGACGTTCCCGCGATATCACGACCCGAACGACGTCACGCGCCTCGAGCTCCCGGGTCGAGAGGCTGCGA belongs to Natronorubrum aibiense and includes:
- a CDS encoding ribonuclease H-like domain-containing protein, which produces MTARADVSLLALPPSALVDRPVETLADVDVTLEPDAVWVLGPDQEPQAFARARQVFDAPTFHPPLETGDGPLSSYQFESDDLELAVCNGVRSLQADQSAGSSAFTGSSDVVALVCDDVATNVRPTTLETSLEGAATLAAALPTGRVTTVLTGSEPAGYDELWHLEADTGAVCTVDHEPAVVCSPAGDDCVSVRVRGGGPVEGYGSDRSIAKLSLSDDGIERVETYSVTTFGLEAVSGIGPKTATRLTERGVRTRTELLEVPLETLAELPGVGCDRARTIHQHATVLETGEPRRRTDEPLPGERWSTPPLCLDIETDGLSPTIIWQIGVYDPVTDTYRAFVERDEPTDPGPVLEAFCDWLLGIHPDRALLTWNGWRFDYRHLGSFIARYVPYYADDWESIPTFDLYAWAVRNEHAILPGRTNELAVVADALGYEGAATGLDGARTAAAYQRFMRTGEPLEWGRHEAYCEDDCRALWHVYERLRDASAASSAGATESGTTAQTTGDDANETIDSEQTGLGDF
- a CDS encoding calcium-binding protein, with protein sequence MTDTNSGLFDDSRRSSLKKGALATTAVALGASAATAQEDDDTVLVYGDDYYPGVDFEVISALETATKEDLIDDSGSADDVFDDPDDWDAYIISYDLGSDAPTWGVLFTEDADLSAGDSETMGDDGEFRDTQLDLVEASL
- a CDS encoding twin-arginine translocation signal domain-containing protein; translated protein: MTDNDNGLFDDSRRSFMKKGALATTAVALGASATSGSVTAQEDSDGTVLVYGDDYQPGIDFEVISALNTSTKEDLLEDSGSEDDVFDDPDDWDAYIISYDLGTDAPTWGFLFTEDVSLSAGDSDTMGDDGQFRDSQLDLIEATPGASGNGGDTNGNGDEEEMDDEEDDGNGGANGGNGGADAGGNGGADGGNGGADGGNGGADAGGN
- a CDS encoding dihydrofolate reductase, producing the protein MSDEHELETDCELVGIVAVADNDVIGKDGDMPWHIPADLTHFKETTMDHPVIMGRVTYEGILEALGEPLPGRTTIVLTSRPLETPENAVVANDLEGALEAAERAARKRHNTDRVFVAGGATVYEQLLPALDRLIVTEVHDDPDGDTRFPTWDRESFREVSRAEHDGFAFVEYARRERTD
- the thyA gene encoding thymidylate synthase, which translates into the protein MQQYLELVDTVLSEGTYKPNRTGVDTISSFSEHYEVDLQEGYPLLTTKQMDGYRWNSMLHEVCWYLSGEEHVKNLREETKIWDAWADEEGRLDTAYGRFWRRYPIPEDDAQLEGETWPDEAHRWVTEESDGRKTFDQLQYVVDTLSDSPNSRRLVVNAWHPANAAVSTLPPCHYSFVFNVQGDRLNCHLTQRSGDTALGIPFNIAAYALLTKVVAQQTGFEPGIFAHTVVDAHVYCGRGARGEWYADNLEALQSRLADADEREDYLSIREWLETEAPAEAEGDERLDHVPGLLEQLSREPLERPTLEIGDATVDELAYEDVELQDYDSHDGLMFSVAE